Proteins encoded together in one Lathyrus oleraceus cultivar Zhongwan6 chromosome 5, CAAS_Psat_ZW6_1.0, whole genome shotgun sequence window:
- the LOC127082617 gene encoding uncharacterized protein LOC127082617 has translation MAPNHMQLQNLSQKGSESFKEYTQRWKKLASRVQPPLLENELVDMFMGTLQGPYYKKMTDSISTRFADLVIIGERIENGLKNSKIGKPSSNQKSNKRYSNSNNSKKGETNAVTIEGSSQVAYNSYVVAVGPNQYPQQAYSMPQAQQARALSQQNQENGYAQRDQQRPGKEFDPIPTTYTQVFPYLIQKGLVEIKPLAPLPNPLPRGYDANARCDFHARSPGHTTEKILTLKFKVQDLLDRKIISFALKGPNVKGNPIPGHDGPTINAVEGLDNTVMPQMVDQVKTLMSRIREKLFGYKEFKEVHANCKLCLVSPDTCGKMNECLQ, from the coding sequence ATGGCTCCCAATCATATGCAACTTCAAAATCTTTCCCAAAAGGGAAGTGAATCCTTCAAGGAGTATACCCAAAGGTGGAAAAAACTGGCTTCCCGCGTACAACCTCCACTTTTGGAGAACGAGTTGGttgacatgttcatgggcacCCTGCAAGGCCCTTATTACAAAAAGATGACTGATTCAATATCTACCAGATTTGCTGACTTGGTAATAATTGGGGAAAGAATTGAGAATGGCTTGAAAAACAGTAAGATCGGAAAACCATCCTCGAATCAAAAGAGTAACAAAAGGTACTCCAACAGTAACAACTCAAAGAAAGGTGAGACCAACGCTGTCACAATCGAAGGGAGTTCTCAGGTGGCTTACAATTCTTACGTAGTTGCAGTGGGCCCTAATCAATATCCACAACAAGCATATTCTATGCCTCAAGCACAACAGGCTAGAGCACTGTCTCAACAAAATCAAGAAAATGGGTATGCCCAGAGGGATCAACAAAGGCCAGGGAAGGAGTTCGACCCCATACCGACAACATATACTCAGGTCTTTCCATACTTAATTCAAAAGGGATTGGTAGAGATTAAACCTCTGGCACCTCTACCAAATCCTCTTCCCCGTGGGTACGATGCTAACGCCAGGTGTGACTTCCACGCCAGGTCACCAGGACATACTACTGAAAAGATTTTGACACTTAAGTTCAAGGTACAAGACTTATTGGATCGCAAGATTATCTCTTTCGCTCTAAAGGGTCCAAATGTGAAGGGAAATCCAATTCCAGGACATGATGGTCCAACTATCAATGCGGTAGAAGGACTAGACAACACCGTTATGCCCCAAATGGTAGATCAGGTGAAAACTCTCATGTCAAGGATACGTGAAAAATTGTTTGGTTACAAGGAATTCAAAGAGGTACATGCTAACTGTAAACTTTGCCTCGTCAGTCCAGACACATGCGGGAAGATGAATGAGTGTCTTCAATAA